Proteins encoded by one window of Torulaspora delbrueckii CBS 1146 chromosome 2, complete genome:
- the HSH49 gene encoding U2 snRNP complex subunit HSH49 (similar to Saccharomyces cerevisiae HSH49 (YOR319W); ancestral locus Anc_8.797) → MNASLNNPETTVYVGNIDPKVTKENLYELFVQVSPIANIRYPKDKVLQLHQGFAFVEFYTPEDCQYVVQLLNNTVQLYDRFLKVRKANVQSSGSDTIDVTIQPIAKVFVKNLDPSIDEPHLSRLFGKFGPLAKGPEIFYLSDGQLRCAYIYFKNYDHSDLALATLNGQLVVNKKVTVDYAFKENGKGNAKYGEDVDRLLNREARKHGLLK, encoded by the coding sequence ATGAATGCTTCACTGAATAATCCCGAAACGACTGTATATGTTGGTAATATAGATCCCAAAGTTACAAAGGAAAATCTTTATGAACTGTTTGTACAAGTGAGCCCAATTGCCAATATACGATACCCCAAGGATAAAGTGTTACAGTTGCATCAAGGTTTTGCATTTGTGGAGTTTTATACACCTGAAGACTGCCAGTATGTGGTACAACTACTGAATAATACGGTTCAACTTTATGATCGATTCCTTAAAGTACGAAAGGCCAATGTGCAATCGAGTGGTTCCGATACAATCGATGTCACTATACAGCCAATCGCGAAGGTTTTCGTGAAGAATTTGGATCCTTCCATTGATGAGCCTCACCTTTCTAGATTATTTGGGAAGTTTGGGCCTTTGGCAAAAGGACCGGAGATATTCTATCTTTCTGATGGACAGCTTCGATGTGCGTACAtttatttcaaaaattatGATCATTCTGACCTGGCTCTCGCTACGCTGAATGGCCAGTTGGTTGTCAATAAGAAAGTTACAGTAGATTACgcattcaaagaaaatggTAAGGGCAATGCCAAGTATGGCGAGGATGTAGATAGATTACTGAACAGAGAGGCCAGGAAACATGGCCTACTAAAATAA
- the PDR17 gene encoding phosphatidylinositol transporter: protein MGLFAKKQKDSTPPIEKKDLIYCDKIFTEPPKNYGKPKPLSKITEEQFEKYTAVLTHFQDKSLQLPVNTSTHDEKRPLNAEEKRWLTRECLLRYLRATKWDVNKAIEGLTATLTWRREVGLSSGGVNAKPLTQDVTSVENETGKQIVLGFDINRRPLFYLKNGRQNTEPSFRQVQHLIFMMESAVTIAPQGVETITVLIDFKNYKEPGIISDKMPPLSISKLCLNVMQNHYPERLGKCVLVNIPWFAWAFLKMMHPFLDPRTREKAIFDEPFENHIEPSQLEAIYNGKLDFKYKHDVYWPDFCNKVDEIKTTEFNRFLKFGGVVGLSEFDLKGKHDDITYPVDFKNV, encoded by the coding sequence ATGGGTCTGTTTgcaaagaagcagaaggATAGTACGCCACCtattgagaagaaagatcttATCTACTGTGACAAGATTTTCACCGAACCTCCAAAGAACTATGGTAAGCCTAAACCGCTCAGCAAGATTactgaagaacaattcGAGAAGTATACTGCTGTTTTGACGCATTTCCAAGATAAGTCATTACAGTTGCCGGTGAATACTTCGACTCATGATGAGAAAAGACCTTTGAATGCTGAAGAAAAGCGCTGGCTAACAAGAGAATGTCTTTTGCGGTACTTAAGAGCTACTAAGTGGGATGTAAATAAAGCTATCGAGGGCCTGACAGCGACTTTAACGTGGAGGAGAGAGGTGGGACTTTCTAGTGGAGGTGTGAATGCCAAGCCTTTAACGCAGGATGTGACCTCTGTGGAAAATGAGACTGGGAAGCAGATCGTTTTGGGGTTTGATATTAATCGAAGGCCCTTATTCTACTTGAAAAATGGCCGTCAAAATACAGAACCATCTTTTAGACAGGTTCAACATCTTATATTCATGATGGAGTCTGCTGTGACTATAGCGCCTCAAGGTGTGGAGACTATCACAGTGCTCATCGATTTTAAAAATTACAAGGAACCAGGAATCATTTCAGATAAAATGCCTCCACTATCTATTTCCAAACTTTGCCTGAACGTTATGCAAAACCACTATCCCGAGAGATTAGGTAAGTGTGTTCTGGTCAACATACCTTGGTTTGCTTGGGCTTTCCTCAAGATGATGCATCCATTTTTAGATCCGCGCACCAGGGAGAAGGCTATATTTGACGAGCCATTCGAAAACCATATAGAGCCGTCGCAATTAGAAGCAATTTACAACGGTAAGCTTGATTTCAAGTATAAGCATGATGTTTACTGGCCCGATTTCTGCAATAAGGTCGATGAGATAAAGACTACAGAATTTAACAGATTCCTCAAGTTTGGTGGTGTCGTAGGCTTAAGTGAGTTCGATCTGAAAGGAAAGCATGATGATATCACATATCCTGTAGACTTCAAAAACGTCTAG
- the FAA1 gene encoding long-chain fatty acid-CoA ligase FAA1 (similar to Saccharomyces cerevisiae FAA4 (YMR246W) and FAA1 (YOR317W); ancestral locus Anc_8.796) has protein sequence MAYTVAVGKAANAHETEPRRNVSNAKAPVVRPPGYSCDTVYEFAMEAFGKGGDRPGMAWRELLDVHEETKMVTKRIDGKEQQVEKKWQYFELSEYRHNSYRELSQIMHDLGRGLVEIGVEPGQQEKLHIYASTSHKWMKMFLGAQSQNIPVVTAYDTLGESGLLHSVVQTETSVMFTDNHLLQSLIRPLQKTPKMKYIIYNEPISEQDRRHNGQIYQEAYNALNKIKEVRPDIQFYSFDDILKLGREARDKVPLNHPKADDVSCIMYTSGSTGDPKGVVLTHANIVAGVGGVSDCVGNIIGQKDRIIAFLPLAHIFELAFELISFYWGGVLGYATVKTLTSNSVRNCQGDLQEFKPTVMVGVAAVWETVRKGILAQIAKLPTMSQKIFWTAYHAKIKMKRFHIPGGDSLGNLVFKKIKQATGGDLRFTLNGGSPISVDAQEFITNLICPMLIGYGLTETVANTCVLQPNRFELGVAGDLTGAVTVKLVDVDELGYLAKNNQGEIWIKGASVMVEYYKNKEETEKVMTKDGWFMTGDIGEWTANGHLKVIDRKKNLVKTQNGEYIALEKLESVYRSNPYVQNICVYADQSKVKPVGIIVPNLGPLGELAKEVGVAKDADDVENHLDDPKLQKALLDRLLKTGRSQGLAGIELLEGVVLFHEEWTPQNGFVTSAQKLKRKDILNEVKEQVDKVYGN, from the coding sequence ATGGCTTATACTGTTGCTGTTGGCAAGGCAGCCAATGCTCATGAAACTGAGCCCAGAAGAAATGTTTCTAACGCGAAGGCACCAGTTGTGCGTCCGCCAGGTTACAGTTGTGATACTGTTTATGAATTTGCTATGGAAGCATTCGGGAAAGGTGGAGATCGCCCAGGTATGGCTTGGAGAGAATTATTGGATGTGCATGAGGAGACTAAGATGGTGACCAAAAGAATTGATGGGAAGGAGCAACAAGTGGAAAAGAAATGGCAGTATTTTGAACTGAGTGAATACCGTCATAACAGTTATCGTGAACTTTCACAGATCATGCATGACTTGGGTCGTGGTTTGGTTGAGATCGGTGTTGAACCTGGTCAACAGGAAAAACTGCATATTTATGCTTCTACTTCTCACAagtggatgaagatgttttTGGGGGCACAATCACAAAATATACCCGTTGTGACCGCTTATGATACTTTGGGGGAGAGCGGGCTGCTTCATTCCGTGGTGCAAACGGAGACCAGTGTCATGTTCACGGATAATCACCTGTTGCAGTCTTTGATTAGACCTTTGCAAAAGACCCCAAAGATGAAATACATCATTTACAATGAGCCAATTTCGGAGCAGGATCGTAGACATAATGGCCAAATTTACCAGGAGGCTTACAATGCGctgaacaagatcaaggaagTAAGGCCTGATATTCAGTTTTACAGTTTTGACGACATCTTGAAATTAGGTCGCGAAGCACGCGATAAGGTTCCTTTGAATCATCCAAAGGCTGATGACGTTTCGTGTATCATGTACACTTCGGGTTCCACTGGTGATCCCAAGGGTGTCGTGCTGACTCACGCTAACATCGTCGCTGGTGTTGGTGGTGTCTCAGACTGTGTTGGTAATATTATCGGTCAGAAAGATAGGATCATCGCCTTCTTGCCATTGGCGCACATCTTTGAGCTTGCGTTCGAGCTGATATCCTTCTACTGGGGTGGTGTGCTTGGTTATGCAACTGTGAAGACTTTGACTAGTAACTCGGTGCGTAATTGTCAAGGtgatttgcaagaattcAAGCCTACCGTCATGGTTGGTGTCGCAGCCGTTTGGGAAACTGTGAGGAAGGGTATCCTAGCGCAAATCGCTAAGCTCCCCACCATGTCtcagaagatcttttggaCTGCGTACCACGCCAAGATTAAGATGAAACGTTTCCATATTCCAGGTGGTGACAGTCTTGGTAACTTagtcttcaagaagattaaGCAAGCGACCGGTGGTGACTTGCGGTTTACTTTGAATGGTGGTTCGCCAATCAGTGTTGACGCCCAGGAATTCATCACTAACTTGATTTGCCCCATGTTGATCGGTTACGGTTTAACTGAAACTGTGGCCAATACTTGTGTCTTGCAACCTAACCGTTTCGAACTTGGCGTCGCTGGTGATCTAACCGGTGCTGTCACTGTGAAACTGGTCGACGTTGACGAGTTGGGATACCTGGCCAAGAACAACCAGGGTGAGATTTGGATCAAGGGTGCCTCTGTCATGGTCGAGTACTATaagaacaaggaagaaactgaaaagGTCATGACCAAGGACGGTTGGTTCATGACTGGTGATATTGGTGAGTGGACCGCTAATGGTCATTTGAAAGTTATTGACAGAAAAAAGAACTTGGTCAAGACTCAGAACGGTGAATACATtgctttggagaaattggagTCCGTTTACAGATCCAACCCCTACGTGCAAAATATATGTGTCTACGCTGATCAATCAAAAGTCAAACCAGTTGGTATCATCGTTCCAAACTTGGGCCCATTGGGAGAGTTGGCCAAAGAAGTCGGTGTTGCGAAGGACGCTGATGACGTCGAAAACCATCTCGATGATCCTAAATTACAAAAAGCCTTGCTCGACAGATTACTCAAGACAGGTAGATCTCAAGGTCTTGCTGGTATTGAGTTGTTAGAGGGCGTTGTATTGTTCCATGAAGAATGGACTCCTCAAAACGGTTTCGTCACATCTgctcaaaagttgaagagaaaggatATCCTCAATGAGGTTAAGGAACAGGTGGACAAGGTTTACGGTAATTAA
- the GNT1 gene encoding glucose N-acetyltransferase (similar to Saccharomyces cerevisiae GNT1 (YOR320C); ancestral locus Anc_8.798) has product MTKAHIPMLKRKYRFVVAVLLGVVVISCTVRAVVQSQLNKEIKYFKTYFEQKKDGLDALYNPLAIKQIPEETIDFLYKTRLAAAEKKNGKAIDWSQYAYVNYATDANYLCNTLIMFESLRELGSKAQLLLLLSKHLVEAETSPDYQQVKKMVSQLEEAGKGQVVIKYIDSINKPSDTTQWSQSMTKLLVFNQTEYERVIFLDNDAILNDNLDELFFLPDYIKFAAPVSYWYLSEKDLDEACREVKNVEKLPNNLARYTDKLEDRIRRKKLIYNYLPSLPPTLYLDSKNVAKDLIRAQFSLASLFDHHISEKSGKIKFASNVMVIKPSKEMFESIEASLPKSLKKAGKYDGDVINDEIFNLRKILHTQFKFFRRIRSHFVPSVMVLPYARYGLLSGSIRDNAQHSILRNDILGTQRLDTSGNEIPKDISALTKNAKYIHFSDHPLGKPWQYRSVDDIKCIVDENKSEDLQTEKQICRLWNNLYGSYLNDRGLCSA; this is encoded by the coding sequence ATGACAAAAGCGCACATCCCGATGCTAAAGAGGAAGTATAGATTTGTGGTAGCAGTTCTATTAGGGGTGGTGGTCATCTCATGTACGGTTAGAGCCGTTGTGCAATCGCAGCTCAACAAAGAGatcaaatacttcaaaaCATACTTTGAACAGAAAAAGGATGGATTGGATGCCCTCTATAACCCATTAGCTATTAAGCAGATTCCTGAAGAAACAATTGACTTTCTTTACAAGACTAGGCTAGCAGctgctgaaaagaagaatgggaAAGCCATTGATTGGTCACAGTATGCCTACGTTAACTATGCAACGGATGCGAACTATCTGTGCAACACACTCATCATGTTCGAATCATTGCGGGAGCTAGGCAGCAAAGCtcaattgttgttgttgctaTCCAAACATCTTGTCGAAGCAGAGACTTCGCCAGACTACCAGcaagtgaagaagatggttAGTCAACTAGAAGAAGCTGGGAAAGGCCAGGTAGTAATCAAATACATTGACAGCATTAACAAACCATCCGATACAACTCAATGGTCACAAAGTATGACAaaacttcttgttttcaATCAAACAGAATACGAACGTGTTATTTTCTTGGATAATGATGCCATTTTGAATGACAACCTAGACGAGTTGTTCTTCTTACCGGATTATATTAAGTTTGCGGCTCCAGTGTCATATTGGTACCTCTctgagaaagatttggaCGAAGCTTGCCGTGAAGTGAAGAATGTAGAGAAGTTACCAAACAATTTAGCCAGATATACTGACAAGTTGGAAGACCGgataagaaggaagaagttgatttaCAACTACTTACCGAGCTTGCCTCCGACATTGTATTTGGACTCTAAGAACGTCGCCAAGGATTTGATACGAGCTCAATTTTCCTTAGCGTCTTTGTTCGATCATCACATCTCTGAGAAATCAGGTAAGATCAAGTTTGCCTCAAACGTTATGGTGATAAAaccttccaaagagatGTTCGAAAGCATAGAGGCTTCCCTACCAAAAAGTCTGAAAAAGGCAGGAAAGTACGACGGGGATGTCATCAACGATGAGATTTTCAACTTGAGGAAAATCCTTCACACCCAGTTCAAATTCTTCCGTCGCATAAGATCACATTTTGTGCCCAGCGTAATGGTGCTACCATATGCTAGGTACGGCTTACTTTCAGGCTCAATCAGGGACAATGCTCAACACTCCATCCTAAGAAATGACATTTTGGGAACTCAAAGACTGGATACCAGTGGAAATGAGATTCCAAAAGACATATCGGCACTGACTAAGAATGCTAAATACATACATTTCTCCGATCATCCATTGGGCAAACCTTGGCAATACAGATCTGTGGATGACATCAAATGTATTGTTGACGAGAACAAGTCTGAGGATTTGCAGACAGAAAAGCAAATCTGCCGTTTATGGAACAATTTATATGGCTCATACCTCAACGACAGAGGTTTGTGTTCAGCGTGA
- the RKR1 gene encoding ubiquitin-protein ligase RKR1 (similar to Saccharomyces cerevisiae RKR1 (YMR247C); ancestral locus Anc_8.799): MSFGGVNTFQQYSTDFGLGHNGVRVSFNYFDGIPEPSLLNALASNELKLIFKSLLKRDETTKEKALGDLLKLIENYNEHSYLFDDDIFFLCWSQVYPKLLVSESKAIRIGSHVVTAKLIKLLNKRISKFLKDLVPLILMGVCDTDLSVSKASVTQLNDVFDNDSNKVSSLWFMFQEYILNVIHEIIVKENEETISDERFIGKEDSQLRFNRLITSAVYLLTNLTESDKFDSKKHKDIYHDIVMTESLWKLLNLKNLHFLKSYEAALRLQQSLYTGGYLTTHKDVLKISTRKLLKSLSQVSSKNVLKVAQLTGLILDTLTMLNDYKDGRIWSYDKSSKEKLLNFLNIASKKPSPGFFNSMFKFYQKTKGNGLIDVKDWLPIWRGSVKALNEMPFLGRFGAELLGELWNNYRKFVSDSNQGGVNEIVEEDILQTLTSVKQLQTLPALKVELRNIFEPKRLALKIGEVLCTDGNEESPLLNNLVVLLSMGPENQNELKETAKNMLESLSGCQEGFTAKDLKIMNVYDYFIKEGVRCLAHEVSQFVYEVPTWIEAATYEKSAKIMIDYSRSAFMENIDDYVPIMDDFITAALSADISEDKVIKTLNNLREDVSLAVFSSPVVQEFVAHYIESFDFNDNGEVFKGPLINENNVSQLYEKAVYSKHLEDFLHHLPGLSTHALQSLFEKSDLMSDYLFDIPQVETKKLYRLVQPFINSNIKITQKLASAIRTYATKMSLKSSNPLYLEYAVDLATSKGENLGYFLPFDVDIEFSKNVPFVDSRLSLLSTLGLNAHLLKISSDQLNLPAIEQFVRYGMFLDAFVTKVPGILDYKLSTYLTMVAELAEDFNCLSERPNEDYHDFTNTLFRSQSFSLPFERIIECVTGTTTEDDGELTVIRNLISESSSSTITFYRLRIFHKILQNEADVISSATFTRLFPKIEAYIVSVIRGKQVSSHDYLLVASMLSAMEKFNGLDLFTKLRNMLAAECVGSREDELVKRSHKLIILLNNLLKSWDKKSSSSPVAPQRLNMMLSSLRQWLDSDIAFEPEFSTIRLVLLRLCTLLIQIPSIREGSRILGEVSARLLIDSLTMCQLEETEYLFELRFHCVKLYEQLIEDSKAMSSEISEGVDAALIELCLIHWPAERNNQISSIFNRTLFKIMESFNPKKMIEYYPQFLSAFIDIDPRHNINRTRLLLGQLERIVIEKQKDAFIEYEFRNQQALSSKGPQDDEDLEEDGSANDEFKLPAALIEKLSTEVPQDYLESENELEFLKYLWYWDLTFCFFNEVSYNLRQLFIDQLKSKNLITSFFDFIADQIDMQETKFWKDAGTDAILKYDVSETGFSPYREEIFAECKRLLGHSMYRLFVNVGSLTSGWWLNIKDRSLQAKIEKFVSQFITPILIEKELEDVTNKMDKLKSNDDALTIRINKVTNEVKASYLIDEQKLELSFKLPSNYPLTNVQVIGVSRVGISEQKWKQWIMSAQRVITGMNGTVMDSMELLTRNINLQFSGFEECAICYSILHAVDRKLPTKTCPTCNNKFHGACLYKWFRSSGNNTCPLCRSEIPFRK, translated from the coding sequence ATGTCCTTCGGCGGTGTGAACACTTTTCAGCAATACTCTACAGATTTCGGACTAGGTCATAATGGTGTCAGAGTGTCGTTCAACTACTTCGACGGTATTCCTGAGCCATCGTTGTTGAATGCTTTAGCTTCGaatgagttgaaattgatcttcaaatctttgttAAAGAGGGATGAAACCACTAAAGAAAAGGCACTAGGTGATTTGCTCAAGCTAATTGAGAACTACAATGAACATTCGTATTTgtttgatgatgatatcttctttctttgttggtCGCAGGTGTACCCAAAGCTACTGGTCAGTGAGTCCAAAGCTATCAGAATTGGCTCTCATGTCGTCACAGCGAAGCTGATAAAATTACTCAACAAAAGGATctccaaattcttgaaggatCTCGTTCCCTTGATTCTTATGGGGGTATGCGATACGGATTTATCAGTAAGCAAAGCAAGCGTTACACAGCTCAATGATGTCTTCGATAATGATTCCAACAAGGTCAGTTCATTGTGGTTTATGTTTCAAGAATACATTCTCAACGTCATCCACGAAATTATAgttaaagaaaatgaagaaaccataTCTGATGAGCGGTTCATTGGTAAAGAAGACTCCCAACTGCGATTCAACCGTCTAATTACTAGTGCGGTTTATcttttgaccaatttgacAGAATCTGATAAGTTCGATTCGAAAAAGCACAAAGACATTTACCATGATATAGTGATGACTGAAAGTCTGTGGAAACtattgaacttgaaaaatctgcattttttgaagagttACGAGGCGGCACTGCGATTGCAGCAGTCTTTATATACTGGTGGTTATCTGACCACTCACAAGGAcgttttgaagatttcaacaaggaagctgttgaaatCGCTATCGCAAGTTAGTTCTAAGAACGTTCTCAAGGTTGCTCAGCTGACAGGTCTGATCTTGGATACATTGACCATGCTGAACGACTACAAAGACGGCAGAATTTGGTCATACGATAAGTCCTCCAAAGAAAAGCTACTCAACTTTCTGAATATTGCATCAAAGAAGCCGTCTCCTGGTTTTTTCAACAGCATGTTTAAGTTTTACCAAAAGACCAAAGGGAATGGACTAATCGACGTTAAAGATTGGCTCCCAATATGGAGAGGATCCGTCAAAGCGCTCAATGAAATGCCTTTCCTGGGAAGATTTGGTGCTGAGCTATTAGGAGAGTTATGGAACAACTATAGGAAATTTGTCAGCGATTCGAATCAGGGAGGAGTTAATGAGATagtagaagaagacatTCTCCAGACTCTGACTTCTGTTAAGCAACTGCAAACTCTGCCGGCTCTGAAGGTTGAATTAAGGAATATCTTTGAGCCTAAGCGCTTAGCACTTAAGATTGGAGAAGTCCTATGCACAGATGGGAACGAGGAATCTCCTCTGCTCAACAATTTAGTGGTCCTACTTTCCATGGGTCCTGAAAATCAAAACGAATTGAAGGAAACCGCTAAAAACATGCTAGAGTCTTTGTCAGGTTGTCAAGAAGGTTTTACCGCCAAAGATCTCAAGATTATGAATGTTTATGAttatttcatcaaagaggGTGTACGTTGTCTTGCTCATGAGGTATCACAATTTGTGTATGAGGTGCCAACCTGGATTGAAGCAGCTACATACGAAAAATCAGCCAAAATCATGATCGACTACTCTAGATCTGCATTCATGGAAAACATCGATGATTATGTCCCCATTATGGATGATTTTATTACAGCTGCTCTATCAGCTGACATATCAGAGGATAAGGTCATTAAGACACTTAACAACCTAAGAGAGGATGTATCGCTGGCAGTATTCTCGTCACCTGTGGTGCAAGAGTTTGTCGCGCATTACATCGAGTCGTTTGACTTTAATGACAATGGCGAGGTCTTTAAAGGGCCCTTAATTAACGAGAACAATGTCTCCCAATTATATGAGAAAGCTGTTTACAGCAAACACCTCGAAGACTTCTTACATCATCTCCCTGGTTTAAGTACTCATGCATTACAATCACTATTCGAGAAGTCTGATTTAATGTCAGATTACTTATTCGATATTCCGCAAGTTGAAACGAAGAAGCTGTATCGCCTGGTACAACCTTTTATCAATTCTAACATCAAAATTACCCAGAAACTTGCCAGCGCGATTAGAACTTATGCAACGAAGATGTCgttgaaatcatccaatCCATTATACCTGGAATATGCTGTCGACCTCGCCACATCGAAAGGCGAAAACCTTGGCTACTTTTTACCTTTTGATGTTGACATCGAGTTCTCGAAGAACGTTCCATTTGTGGATTCAAGGTTATCACTCCTCAGCACTTTAGGGCTAAATGCTCATCTCCTTAAGATATCTTCTGATCAGTTAAACTTACCGGCAATCGAGCAGTTCGTAAGATATGGAATGTTTCTGGATGCCTTTGTTACTAAAGTCCCAGGTATTTTAGATTACAAATTGAGCACATATCTCACAATGGTGGCAGAACTGGCCGAGGATTTTAATTGCTTGTCTGAGAGACCGAATGAAGACTATCATGATTTCACAAACACTCTGTTCAGGTCACAATCTTTTAGTCTTCCCTTTGAGCGAATCATTGAATGTGTCACTGGCACAACTACAGAGGATGATGGAGAGTTGACTGTGATTCGTAACCTTATTTCTGAGTCCTCGTCATCTACAATTACATTCTACCGCCTTCGAATCTTCCACAAAATACTACAGAACGAAGCGGATGTCATCTCTTCAGCAACCTTCACTCGACTCTTTCCTAAAATCGAAGCATACATTGTTTCTGTAATCAGGGGAAAGCAGGTTAGTTCCCATGATTACTTATTGGTTGCGTCAATGCTTTCGGCAATGGAAAAGTTCAATGGCCTGGACTTGTTTACTAAGCTGAGAAATATGCTCGCAGCAGAATGTGTCGGATCTAGAGAAGATGAGCTAGTAAAGAGGTCTCATAAGCTCATCATATTGCTCAATAACCTCCTTAAGAGTTGGGACaagaaaagttcatcaagcCCAGTGGCACCACAAAGACTGAATATGATGCTCAGCTCATTAAGACAGTGGCTGGATAGTGATATTGCATTTGAGCCTGAATTTTCCACCATCAGGTTGGTCTTGCTCAGGCTGTGTACGCTCCTGATCCAGATTCCCTCCATAAGGGAAGGCTCCCGAATTTTAGGCGAAGTTTCTGCAAGATTGCTGATCGATTCCTTGACAATGTGTCAGTTGGAAGAAACAGAGTATTTATTCGAACTTCGTTTCCACTGCGTGAAGCTTTACGAGCAGCTAATTGAAGATTCTAAGGCTATGAGTTCTGAAATTTCGGAAGGTGTTGATGCTGCTTTAATCGAGCTGTGCCTAATCCATTGGCCAGCGGAAAGAAACAACCAgatctcatcaatttttAATCGCACGCTATTCAAAATCATGGAGAGCTTCAATCCTAAAAAAATGATCGAGTATTATCCGCAATTTCTCAGCGCTTTCATCGACATTGATCCCCGCCATAACATCAACAGAACAAGGCTTTTGCTAGGTCAGCTCGAGAGAATCGTCATAGAGAAGCAAAAAGATGCTTTCATTGAGTATGAGTTCAGAAACCAGCAGGCGCTTTCATCGAAGGGGCCtcaggatgatgaggatctagaagaagatgggtcagcaaatgatgaatttaAACTTCCAGCAGCATTGATAGAGAAGTTGAGTACCGAAGTCCCGCAAGATTATTTGGAAAGTGAGAATGagcttgaatttttgaaataccTGTGGTATTGGGATTTGActttttgcttcttcaacgagGTATCATATAATCTACGTCAATTGTTCATCGACCAGTTGAAGAGCAAAAACTTGATTACtagtttctttgatttcattgCGGACCAAATTGATATGCAGGAGACGAAGTTTTGGAAAGATGCTGGAACTGATGCAATCCTGAAGTATGATGTCTCGGAAACCGGCTTCTCGCCTTatagagaagaaatattTGCTGAATGTAAAAGACTACTAGGACATTCTATGTATCGTCTCTTCGTCAACGTTGGATCATTAACAAGTGGCTGGTGGTTAAACATCAAGGACAGGTCGCTCCAagcaaaaattgaaaaatttgtcTCCCAATTCATAACGCCCATTCTAATAGAAAAAGAGCTTGAGGATGTCACCAATAAAATGGATAAGCTCAAATCGAATGATGATGCTCTAACAATCAGGATTAACAAGGTAACGAATGAAGTTAAGGCCAGTTATCTAATTGACGAGCAGAAACTTGAactctctttcaaattacCTTCCAATTACCCTCTGACTAACGTCCAAGTCATTGGAGTTTCCCGTGTTGGTATCAGTGAGCAGAAGTGGAAACAATGGATTATGTCCGCACAGAGAGTTATCACTGGAATGAACGGCACTGTAATGGATTCGATGGAGCTTCTCACGAGGAATATTAATTTGCAATTTTCAGGTTTCGAAGAATGTGCAATTTGTTACTCTATTTTACATGCTGTGGATAGGAAACTGCCTACCAAAACTTGTCCTACTTGTAATAATAAATTTCACGGCGCTTGTTTATACAAGTGGTTCAGGTCATCAGGAAACAATACCTGTCCGCTCTGCCGTAGTGAGATTCCATTTAGAAAATGA
- the COA6 gene encoding Coa6p (similar to Saccharomyces cerevisiae YMR244C-A; ancestral locus Anc_8.795), which yields MGWFSKKEYSPADRSSRQQCWEARDGFFHCLDGLGVVNALDPKQQKSIGDQCGNEEHKFRGSCAESWVKYFKEKRVVDYKKEQFVKEMEKQNATPIELTPEQMHNQRKK from the coding sequence ATGGGCTGGTTTAGTAAGAAGGAGTATAGCCCCGCCGATAGATCATCGCGGCAGCAGTGCTGGGAAGCTCGTGATGGGTTTTTCCATTGTTTAGATGGGTTAGGTGTAGTGAATGCGCTGGATCCCAAACAGCAGAAAAGTATCGGTGATCAATGTGGCAATGAGGAGCACAAATTTCGTGGCTCTTGCGCCGAGAGTTGGGTTAAGTATTTTAAGGAAAAGAGAGTTGTTGATTACAAGAAGGAACAGTTTGTGAAAGAGATGGAGAAGCAAAATGCAACACCTATCGAACTCACACCTGAGCAAATGCACAatcagaggaagaagtaG